In the Psychromicrobium lacuslunae genome, CGGCACCGAAAATGGTGGCCAACAATCGGTTGGGTGAGGTGCGCATGAGGTATGCCTTCCGTCAATCGAGTCCCGGCGGGACCCGTCCTTATCGAAGCGACGTTTGACGCTTCCACAAAGTGTTCGTAACTCCGGCAATAATGGATGGTTCAGGCTGCAAATAACTTTCATCGAGGCGAGGCCCTCGCGCTGGGCCGTGCGGATCCTTGCTGTGTTGTGCTGTGCTGTGCTGTGTTGGGCTGGGCGTCACGGCCCAAGTGCCTGATGCCAAGCAACTCGCCCTCGCTGTCTTGCCCGCGGCGGACCAGGCGATTGTCAGCCGGTCAGTCTGTCGGCCGCTAGCCCGCGTCCTGCTTGCCCGTACCTTGGGCGGCTTGTTCTAGTAACGGTTCGATTCGGAACGGCACGAATTCATTCATTGCCAGCGAGGTGTCGGTGCGTTCCACGCCGTCGCAAGCGAGTATTTTGCCATTGATCCGGAAAAGGTCCTCGGCATCTTTGGAGACCACCCGGACCAGTAGATCGGCTTCGCCGGTGAGGCCGTGGGCTTCCAGAATTTCAGGTATCTCGGCCAGCGAACCGGCTAATTGCTGGAGTTTCTGCTGCTGGACATGCACTGAAATGAAGGTGGTCAGCGGGTAGCCGAGAGTGCTGGGGTTGATCCGGCGGCCGAATGGCAGGAAGGCGTGTTTGCGCTCCAGCGAGGCCATCCGCGCCTGCACGGTGTTTCGGGACAGGCCGAGTTTTTGGGCGAGCGCCACCACGGTGTGCCGGGAATCCCGTACCAGCGCTGCGATCAGGCGAAGATCGGTGTTGTCGAGAGCTTGCATAGTGCTCAAGATTAGCACGGTCTATACCATCTATATTGAGCATAATGCTCAATATTTTCGATGTCGGTTGTGCCGGATTGCTGCTGTGAGTATCGTCACATGTATCTGGTGATGAGTTCGATGTTGAACGAAAGACCGGGTACAAAAACCGTGTGCTGGTCACCATCTCCGACCCTCACACCGCTAGATCTCCGGCGCTCACCATGGCGTTCGGTGTCGAGGATTAATCCAAGCCGTCATCGTGGCTCGGGAAAGAGAGGGACATCATGTCAGCCGAAGAATCCGGGCCAGCCGGAAGCGCCGCGCTTTCCGGGTGGGAGGGGCGGAAAGGTCCCGCCGATGACAACTTCGTCCAATTACTCAGTCCTGCGGGGGAGCGGCTGAGCAATCCAGAATATGATTCCTGGATCGAGGACCTCAGCGATCAGGATTTGCTGGGCTACTACGAAGACATGGTGGTCGTCCGACGAATCGATACCGAGGCCACCGCCCTGCAGCGGCAAGGTCAATTGGCGCTCTGGGCGCCCCTGCTTGGCCAGGAAGCCGCGCAGATCGGTTCGGCCCGTGCGCTGCAACCCGCCGATTTTGTTTTCCCCAGTTACCGGGAGAACGGGGTCGCCTACGTGCGCGGCATCGACTTGGTGAACTCCTTACGGATTTGGCGCGGTAATACCCATGGCGGCTGGGACCCATATGAGTTCAATATGGCGACCCCGCAAATCATTATTGGCGCGCAGACCTTGCATGCCACCGGATACGCGATGGGAGTGGTTAACGACGGGGCTGACTCCGCCGTGATCACCTACTTCGGCGACGGTGCGAGCAGCCAGGGCGACGTCAATGAAGCGATGGTTTTCGCCGCTTCCTTCCAAGCTCCGGTGGTGTTCTTCTGCCAGAACAATCATTGGGCAATTTCCGAACCGGTCGGTCTTCAAGCCCATCAGGCCATCGCCGACCGTGCGCCTGGTTTTGGTATTCCCTCAATGCGGGTGGACGGGAACGATGTACTCGCCGTGTTGGCCGCTACTCGGATCGCCCTGGATCGGGCGCGCAATGGCGGCGGACCTAGCTTCATTGAGGCGGTCACTTACCGGATGGGCCCACACACCACGGCCGATGATCCGACCCGTTACCGGGATGCCAATGAGCTTGAGGACTGGGCGGCAAAAGACCCGATCACCCGGCTTGGCGCGCTCCTGGACGCTAAGGGGCTGCTCACCGAGGAGGCGAAGGCAGCGGTTCAGGCCAAAGCCGACCAAGTCGCCAAGGACTTGCGGGCCAACACCATTAGTCTGCCGGAACCAGAAGCCTTGCAAGTCTTTGACAATGTATATAGCGAGCCACATTCGGCGCTAGAGCGGCAACGTGAGCACTATCAGCATTACCTGGCCGGATTCGGTCCAGCCGAGAACACCGCAGCCGAGGGGGCACACCGATGAGCCAGCTGACTTTTGGCCGAGCTATCAACGCCGGCCTACGCAAGGCTATGGAGCGGGATGCCAAGGTGGTGCTGATGGGCGAAGACATTGGCAAGCTCGGCGGCGTCTTTAGAATCACCGACGGCCTGCAGAAGGACTTCGGCGCGCATCGGGTGATCGATACCCCGCTGGCGGAATCTGGCATTATGGGCACCGCTGTCGGGCTCGCTTTCCGTGGTTACCGGCCGGTGGTGGAGATCCAGTTCGATGGGTTTATTTACCCAGCCTTTGACCAGATCGTTGCCCAGGTGGCAAAGCTGCATTACCGCACCCAGGGCAAGGTCAAAATGCCGATCACCATTCGGGTGCCGTTCGGCGGTGGAATTGGCTCGCCGGAACATCACTCGGAATCTCCCGAGGCCTATTTCACTCATACCTCGGGGTTGCGCGTAGTGAGTGTTTCCAATCCGCAAGACGCCTACATCATGATTCAGCAGGCAATTGCCAGCGATGACCCGGTGCTCTATTTTGAGCCGAAACGCCGCTACCACACCAAGGGTGAGGTGGATGAGAGCATCGATCTGAGTACCGCTCCAGCACTGGGCAGCGCACGAGTGGTGAGCTCCGGTAGTGATGTCACCCTGGTCGCCTACGGGCCGCTGGTGGCCACCGCTAACGATGTGGCGCTTGCCGCAGCCGATGAAGGCATCTCGGTTGAGGTAATCGATCTGCGCTCGCTCTCGCCGATCGACTTCCCGCCGATAGAAGCCTCGGTGCGTAAGACCGGTCGCTTGGTAGTGGCCCATGAGGCCTCGCAGACCGGTGGTTTGGGGGCTGAATTGGCGGCCAGTATCACCGAGCGTTGCTTTAATTACCTTGAGGCCGCTCCAGTGCGGGTGACCGGCTTCGATGTGCCGTATCCGCCGTCGAAACTGGAGAAGCATCATGTGCCGGATCTGGATCGGATCCTTGACGGTATCGACCGGGCGATGGGGCGTCCCAATTCATTGAGCGGCTTGACTGGCCAGGAAGGATCATCGCAGTCATGATCAAAGTTTTTACCCTTCCGGACCTCGGTGAAGGGCTGACCGAGTCGGAGATTGTTTCCTGGAAAGTTGCCGTCGGTGACCAGGTTGAACTCAACCAGGTGATCGCAGAAGTGGAGACCGCCAAGGCGGTGGTCGAGCTGCCTTCGCCGTATCACGGGGTGATCTCCAAGCTGCATGAGGAACCCGGCACCGTGGTAGAAGTGGGGAACCCGATCGTCTCTTTCGACGTCGAAGGAGAGGAAGAGGCTGTACCGCAGAATTCCGGCGACGGGACCGCCGAGGCGCCAGCAGGCCGCATACCGACCCTGGTCGGGTACGGGGCAGAACCGGAAAAGGGTGGTCGCCCGGCTCGGCGTGCCCGGCTCAACCAGCCCGCAGCTCAAGTCGTAACACCCGCCGCTGTCGCGCCGATGACCGCTCATGCCCCGGCGGTTGCTCAAGCCCCGGTGGCCCAACAGCCGCAGCGCAGCGAACCGGTCGCCGAGCGGCCGCGCTCAACCCCGCCGGTACGAAAGCTAGCGCGCGACCTCGGTGTCGATCTGAGTACTTTGAGCGGGACCGGAGTCGATGGGCTGATTACCCGCGATGATGTTCGGGCGGCCAGCTCCACTGCTCAGGGCGTCAATTTCGGCTTCGTCGCGGGGGAGCAGAACATGCCCTTCGATCTGGAAAAGCCCAGGGAGAGTCGCGCCCCGATCAAGGGCGTGCGCAAATATACCGCGGCGGCAATGGTCGCCAGCGCTTTCACCGCTCCGCACGTCACTGAGATGCTCACCGTTGATGTCACCCCGAGTATGGAATTGCTCACCAAACTCAAAGCCAGCCGTGCGTTCAGGGGACTCAAGCTGACGCCGTTGACGCTGGTTGCCAAGGCGGTCTGCATTGCGATTGCACGTAATCCTTCGCTGAATTCGCGCTGGGAAGAACAAAGCCAAGAGATCGTCACCATGCATTACGTCAATCTGGGCATTGCCGCTGCCACCCCGCGTGGACTGACCGTGCCAAATATCAAGGATGCGCAGAAGCTCAGCCTGACCGAGTTGGCCCAGGCGCTCTCCGAGCTGACTGATACCGCGCGGGCTGGTAAGACGACGCCAGAGGATCTCTCGAGGGGCACGATCTCAATCACCAATATTGGTGTTTTCGGCATCGACGCGGGCACCCCGATCCTGAACCCGGGGGAGGCAGCGATCCTGGCGATGGGCGCGGTCCGCAAGCTGCCCTGGGAATACCAGGACGAGGTTGCCTTGCGGCAGGTGATGACTTTGAGCCTATCCTTCGACCACCGTTTGGTGGACGGCGAGCAGGGCTCGAAGTTCTTGGCCGACGTTGGCACGATCCTGGCTGACCCAGGCATGCTCATCACCATGATCTAGCCGCTGATCAGGATGATCTAGACCGGCTTCGCGGCCCCAACGACGTGGTCGCGATAGCCCATTGACTCTGGGCTAGCCTACTACGCCAGCAGAGCTGCCAAGGCCATCCGTTCCAACACCGGGCGGGCGATCCTGGCCGGTGTGGCTTTCCCCGAGCTGCTGTGCGAACGCAAGGAGTGCGGAGTGGAGTTAATCAGGCCAAAGGCGGCATGTGCCTGGACGCGGAGTTCTAGCTGCTCGACGTTGGGATGCAGCAGACGCAATACTTCCACCCAGAGCGCCACGTAGTCGCGCTGCAGTGTGCGTACCTGGTGCCGATCGTCCTCGTTCATGCTGGCCAGATCCCGGTCTTGAACCCGGATGATATCGGCATTGCCTAGCGCGAAGTCGATCTGGAACTCGATCAACCCGCGGATGGCTTGCTGCGCATCGGGGGAAGCATCTACCACGGCTTGGCCGCCGCTCAGCAAGTCCTCGCTGACTCCTAGCAGCAGGGCGGCAAGAACTGCCTGCTTGCCGTTGAAGTGTCGATAAACCGCCGGCCCGCTCACGCCGGCCGCAGCACCAAGCTCCTCAATTGAGACGCCATTGAAACCGCGCTGCGCGAAGAGCTCAGCGGCGGCATCTAAAAGAGCTTGACGGCGGCTTGCCTTTGCCAAGCTGCGCTGGGTCGGTTCCTGCTCCTGTTCAGCAGTTTCCTCAACGAGTTCCACGTGGACTCCCTCCGTGGTGGACATCACAGTTAATAAAGACTAACCTAAAACTCAGTTAACGAACACTAACCCAAGTAAGCATAGGTCCGCGCCAGGCGGCCTATCGAGAGGGAGTCAATGGAGACCTTGACGACGTCCGCTGTGCCAGGCAGCGACAACTTCGCCGCCAACGACGCCGATCATCGCGCCCTGCTGAGCCAATTGCGGGAAAAGTTGGCCACCGCAGCTCTTGGTGGACCGGAGCGCTCCAGGCAACGGCACCTCGACCGCGGCAAGTTGCTGCCGCGTGAGCGGATCGATCAGCTACTCGACGAGGGCAGCCCCTTTTTGGAGATCGCACCGCTCGCGGCGGACGGACTCTACGACGATGAGTGCCCAGGCGCCGGTGTGATCGCCGGGATCGGGCTGATCCATGGCCGACAGGTGGTGGTAATTTCCAACGACGCCACCGTCAAAGGCGGTACCTACTACCCAATGACCGTCAAAAAGCACCTGCGTGCCCAAGAGGTGGCGCTGGAAAACCGGCTGCCTTGTATCTATCTGGTCGATTCCGGCGGAGCCTTCCTGCCCAAGCAGGACGAAGTCTTCCCGGACCGTGATCACTTCGGCAGGATCTTCTACAACCAGGCCAAGATGTCTGCCGCCAAAATCCCACAAATCGCCTCAGTGATGGGGTCCTGTACTGCTGGTGGTGCCTACGTCCCGGCGATGAGCGACGAGACGGTGATCGTGCGGAATCAGGGCACCATCTTCCTGGGCGGGCCGCCACTGGTGAAAGCAGCCATCAGCGAAATTGTCACCGCCGAGGAGCTCGGTGGTGGGGACGTGCACGCCAAGGTTTCCGGCGTCACCGACCACTTGGCCGAAAATGATGAGCACGCGCTGCAAATCGTCAGGGATATTGTTTCCACCTTGCCGCTGCCGGAAGCGCCGGCCTGGGACACCGTAGCAACCCGGGAACCAGTGGTCGATCCCGAAGAGCTCTACGGCGTCGTGCCAGTTGACGTGCAAGCCCCCTACGACGCGCACGAAATCATCGCCCGAATAGTTGACGCCAGTGAATTCCATGAGTTCAAGAAGAACTACGGCACCACGCTGGTCACCGGCTTCGCCCATATCCATGGCCACCCGGTGGGCATCATCGCCAATAATGGCGTCTTGTTCAGCGAGTCGGCGCTGAAGGGTGCACACTTCATCGAGCTATGCGATCAACGCGGCATCCCACTGCTGTTCTTGCAGAACATCAATGGTTTTATGGTCGGTCGTGACTATGAAGCCGGCGGCATCGCCAAAAACGGCGCCAAAATGGTCACCGCGGTGGCCTCCACTCGGGTACCGAAGCTGACCGTGGTGGTCGGCGGCTCCTTCGGGGCCGGTAACTACTCAATGTGCGG is a window encoding:
- a CDS encoding alpha-ketoacid dehydrogenase subunit beta; this encodes MSQLTFGRAINAGLRKAMERDAKVVLMGEDIGKLGGVFRITDGLQKDFGAHRVIDTPLAESGIMGTAVGLAFRGYRPVVEIQFDGFIYPAFDQIVAQVAKLHYRTQGKVKMPITIRVPFGGGIGSPEHHSESPEAYFTHTSGLRVVSVSNPQDAYIMIQQAIASDDPVLYFEPKRRYHTKGEVDESIDLSTAPALGSARVVSSGSDVTLVAYGPLVATANDVALAAADEGISVEVIDLRSLSPIDFPPIEASVRKTGRLVVAHEASQTGGLGAELAASITERCFNYLEAAPVRVTGFDVPYPPSKLEKHHVPDLDRILDGIDRAMGRPNSLSGLTGQEGSSQS
- a CDS encoding Lrp/AsnC family transcriptional regulator yields the protein MQALDNTDLRLIAALVRDSRHTVVALAQKLGLSRNTVQARMASLERKHAFLPFGRRINPSTLGYPLTTFISVHVQQQKLQQLAGSLAEIPEILEAHGLTGEADLLVRVVSKDAEDLFRINGKILACDGVERTDTSLAMNEFVPFRIEPLLEQAAQGTGKQDAG
- a CDS encoding TetR/AcrR family transcriptional regulator codes for the protein MSTTEGVHVELVEETAEQEQEPTQRSLAKASRRQALLDAAAELFAQRGFNGVSIEELGAAAGVSGPAVYRHFNGKQAVLAALLLGVSEDLLSGGQAVVDASPDAQQAIRGLIEFQIDFALGNADIIRVQDRDLASMNEDDRHQVRTLQRDYVALWVEVLRLLHPNVEQLELRVQAHAAFGLINSTPHSLRSHSSSGKATPARIARPVLERMALAALLA
- a CDS encoding carboxyl transferase domain-containing protein, coding for METLTTSAVPGSDNFAANDADHRALLSQLREKLATAALGGPERSRQRHLDRGKLLPRERIDQLLDEGSPFLEIAPLAADGLYDDECPGAGVIAGIGLIHGRQVVVISNDATVKGGTYYPMTVKKHLRAQEVALENRLPCIYLVDSGGAFLPKQDEVFPDRDHFGRIFYNQAKMSAAKIPQIASVMGSCTAGGAYVPAMSDETVIVRNQGTIFLGGPPLVKAAISEIVTAEELGGGDVHAKVSGVTDHLAENDEHALQIVRDIVSTLPLPEAPAWDTVATREPVVDPEELYGVVPVDVQAPYDAHEIIARIVDASEFHEFKKNYGTTLVTGFAHIHGHPVGIIANNGVLFSESALKGAHFIELCDQRGIPLLFLQNINGFMVGRDYEAGGIAKNGAKMVTAVASTRVPKLTVVVGGSFGAGNYSMCGRAYSPRFLWMWPNARISVMGGAQASSVLATVRREQLEGRGEEWSAEAEDAFKAPIKAQYEAQGSPYYSTARLWDDGIIDPADTRDIVGMALQVCSQTPLPETSFGLFRM
- a CDS encoding dihydrolipoamide acetyltransferase family protein; this encodes MIKVFTLPDLGEGLTESEIVSWKVAVGDQVELNQVIAEVETAKAVVELPSPYHGVISKLHEEPGTVVEVGNPIVSFDVEGEEEAVPQNSGDGTAEAPAGRIPTLVGYGAEPEKGGRPARRARLNQPAAQVVTPAAVAPMTAHAPAVAQAPVAQQPQRSEPVAERPRSTPPVRKLARDLGVDLSTLSGTGVDGLITRDDVRAASSTAQGVNFGFVAGEQNMPFDLEKPRESRAPIKGVRKYTAAAMVASAFTAPHVTEMLTVDVTPSMELLTKLKASRAFRGLKLTPLTLVAKAVCIAIARNPSLNSRWEEQSQEIVTMHYVNLGIAAATPRGLTVPNIKDAQKLSLTELAQALSELTDTARAGKTTPEDLSRGTISITNIGVFGIDAGTPILNPGEAAILAMGAVRKLPWEYQDEVALRQVMTLSLSFDHRLVDGEQGSKFLADVGTILADPGMLITMI
- the pdhA gene encoding pyruvate dehydrogenase (acetyl-transferring) E1 component subunit alpha, coding for MSAEESGPAGSAALSGWEGRKGPADDNFVQLLSPAGERLSNPEYDSWIEDLSDQDLLGYYEDMVVVRRIDTEATALQRQGQLALWAPLLGQEAAQIGSARALQPADFVFPSYRENGVAYVRGIDLVNSLRIWRGNTHGGWDPYEFNMATPQIIIGAQTLHATGYAMGVVNDGADSAVITYFGDGASSQGDVNEAMVFAASFQAPVVFFCQNNHWAISEPVGLQAHQAIADRAPGFGIPSMRVDGNDVLAVLAATRIALDRARNGGGPSFIEAVTYRMGPHTTADDPTRYRDANELEDWAAKDPITRLGALLDAKGLLTEEAKAAVQAKADQVAKDLRANTISLPEPEALQVFDNVYSEPHSALERQREHYQHYLAGFGPAENTAAEGAHR